One genomic segment of Nilaparvata lugens isolate BPH chromosome Y, ASM1435652v1, whole genome shotgun sequence includes these proteins:
- the LOC120355126 gene encoding keratin, type II cytoskeletal 2 epidermal-like, which produces MKGHYRWWPDTGGGMVADSRATGGGWTTGGGMVADSGATSGGWTTGGGMFAASGATGGGWMTGGGMVANSGATSGGRTTGGRMVADQSVQLLISPNPT; this is translated from the coding sequence ATGAAGGGCCACTACCGGTGGTGGCCGGACACCGGCGGTGGGATGGTCGCCGACAGTAGGGCGACCGGTGGCGGCTGGACGACCGGCGGCGGGATGGTCGCCGACAGTGGGGCGACCAGTGGCGGCTGGACGACTGGCGGTGGGATGTTCGCCGCCagtggggcgaccggtggcggcTGGATGACCGGCGGTGGGATGGTCGCCAACAGTGGGGCGACCAGTGGCGGCCGGACGACCGGCGGCAGGATGGTAGCTgatcagtcagttcaattactgatcagtcctAACCCAACCtga